A single window of Vidua chalybeata isolate OUT-0048 chromosome 7, bVidCha1 merged haplotype, whole genome shotgun sequence DNA harbors:
- the LOC128790981 gene encoding cytotoxic T-lymphocyte protein 4-like, whose amino-acid sequence MLSILVTMGFLCTATAIAEVMEVTQPAVVLANRQGVASLVCKYKNIGNAKEIRVTLLKQIGDQITEICASSYTTEFKTFFVKKVIQCHVTPGQNNVTLTLAGLQANDTGLYICKMERMYPPPYFMNKGNGTHLYVLDPEPCPDPAIYLWVLGATASGFFLYSIIISAILVGKAIKRRRCLTTGVYVKMPSEKLEKKVIPFHITVNYNKEREKPFPSWDGDSNNSFQLKK is encoded by the exons atgcTCTCAATATTGGTCACCATGGGCTTTCTCTGCACAGCCACTGCCATTGCTGAAG TAATGGAAGTGACTCAGCCAGCAGTTGTGCTGGCCAACAGGCAAGGAGTTGCCAGCTTGGTGTGTAAATACAAGAACATCGGGAATGCAAAGGAAATTCGAGTGACTTTGCTTAAACAGATTGGTGACCAGATCACAGAAATCTGCGCTTCATCATACACTACGGAGTTTAAAACATTCTTTGTGAAAAAGGTCATTCAGTGCCATGTTACGCCCGGCCAAAACAATGTGACCCTCACGCTGGCTGGCCTGCAAGCAAATGACACCGGGCTTTACATTTGCAAGATGGAGCGGATGTACCCCCCACCCTATTTTATGAACAAGGGAAATGGCACGCATCTCTATGTCCTTG ATCCAGAACCTTGTCCAGACCCTGCCATATATCTCTGGGTATTAGGAGCTACTGcctcaggattttttctttacagtatCATCATCTCAGCCATTCTTGTGGGCAAAGCG ATAAAGAGAAGACGATGTCTCACTACTGGAGTCTATGTGAAAATGCCTTCTGAAAAGCTAGAAAAAAAGGTGATTCCATTCCACATCACTGTTAACTATAacaaggaaagagagaaacCATTTCCTAGCTGGGATGGAGACTCTAATAATTCATTTcagttaaagaaataa
- the LOC128790980 gene encoding inducible T-cell costimulator-like: MPLGQAGMKAVAVTFCVLCFQFEALYGVDSCSSCACKNIDQAHVSDGQVMVEFENGNFYFTFPNPKNVSEFSMTLFKGREKKEICALHLSKERVISKSNVTYCQTQNSSSSTTFILKNLERKHIDVYTYYLEIFLPPPYIECYLKETYLYVQDKEDCFSLGLMLWIIISVIIFAISCVCCVVACCLRNKNQKCESNSHEYNSEYMPMAAVNAAKKPRI; this comes from the exons ATGCCTCTGGGTCAGGCAGGCATGAAGGCAGTTGCTGTAACTTTCTGTGTCCTCTGCTTTCAGTTTGAAGCACTGTACG gaGTTGACAGCTGCTCATCATGTGCATGCAAAAATATAG ATCAGGCCCATGTCTCTGATGGCCAGGTGATGGTGGAATTTGAAAATGGAAACTTCTATTTCACATTCCCCAACCCCAAAAATGTGAGCGAATTCAGCATGACTCTCTTCAAAGGGCgtgaaaagaaggaaatctgTGCACTCCATTTGAGCAAAGAAAGAGTTATCTCCAAGAGTAATGTCACCTACTGTCAGACACAGAATTCAAGTAGCAGCACCACTTTCATTCTTAaaaatctggaaagaaaacatattgACGTTTACACATACTACCTGGAGATATTCTTACCCCCTCCTTACATAGAGTGCTATCTGAAAGAAACCTATTTGTACGTCCAAG ATAAAGAGGACTGCTTTTCACTTGGACTCATGTTATGGATTATTATCAGTGTGATCATTTTTGCCATTTCCTGTGTCTGCTGTGTTGTGGCCTGTTGCTTAAGGAACAAG AATCAGAAGTGTGAATCCAACTCCCATGAGTACAACAGTGAATACATGCCCATGGCAGCAGTGAACGCAGCTAAAAAACCAAGAATCTGA